From a single Athene noctua chromosome 2, bAthNoc1.hap1.1, whole genome shotgun sequence genomic region:
- the UBA5 gene encoding ubiquitin-like modifier-activating enzyme 5 isoform X1, whose product MAGLSRLEQLERRVRQLEEELARERGEQRAARPRIESMSPEVTDSNPYSRLMALKRMGIVKDYEKIRTFTVAVVGVGGVGSVTAEMLTRCGIGKLLLFDYDKVELANMNRLFFQPHQAGLSKVQAAEHTLRNINPDVQFEVHNYNITTLDNFEHFMDRISNGALEEGKPVDLVLSCVDNFEARMAINTACNELGQIWMESGVSENAVSGHIQLIIPGETACFACAPPLVVAANIDEKTLKREGVCAASLPTTMGVVAGILVQNVLKYLLNFGTVSYYLGYNAMQDFFPTMSMKPNPQCSDQNCRKQQENYKKKEDARPKQVVVEQEEEIVHEDNDWGIELVSEISEDELKAASGPVPELPEGITVAYTLPNKEENLLTEEMVSEPEESLEELMAKMRNM is encoded by the exons ATGGCGGGGCTGAGCCGGCTGGAGCAGCTGGAGCGGCGTGTgcggcagctggaggaggagctggcCCGGGAGAGGGGCGAgcagcgggcggcgcggccccgcatCGAGAGCATGAGCCCGGAGGTGACGGACTCCAACCCATACAG tcgCTTGATGGCATTAAAAAGAATGGGAATTGTCAAAGACTATGAG AAAATCCGTACTTTTACAGTTGCAGTCGTAGGTGTAGGTGGAGTTGGCAGTGTGACTGCTGAAATGTTGACAAGGTGTGGCATTGGTAAG CTCCTTCTGTTTGATTATGACAAGGTGGAATTGGCAAACATGAACAGGCTCTTCTTCCAACCCCATCAAGCTGGATTAAGTAAAGTGCAAGCAGCAGAGCATACTTTGAG GAATATTAATCCTGATGTTCAGTTTGAAGTACATAACTACAACATCACAACACTGGACAACTTTGAACACTTCATGGATAGAATAAG TAATGGTGCACTAGAGGAAGGGAAGCCTGTCGATCTTGTTCTAAGTTGCGTGGACAACTTTGAAGCTCGCATGGCAATTAACACG GCCTGCAATGAACTTGGACAAATCTGGATGGAATCTGGAGTGAGTGAAAATGCAGTGTCAGGACATATACAGCTGATCATACCTGGTGAAACTGCTTGTTTCGCG TGTGCTCCTCCACTTGTAGTTGCTGCAAATATTgatgagaaaacattaaaacgAGAAGGAGTTTGTGCAGCTAGTCTTCCTACAACTATGGGTGTTGTGGCAGGAATTCTTGTACAAAATGTTCTGAA ATACCTGTTAAATTTTGGTACTGTGAGTTATTATCTTGGTTACAATGCCATGCAGGATTTCTTTCCAACTATGTCTATGAAGCCAAATCCACAATGTAGCGACCAAAATTgcagaaaacagcaagaaaattatAAG aaaaaagaaGATGCACGACCAAAACAAGTAGTAGTTgaacaggaagaagaaatagTACATGAAGACAATGACTGGG GCATCGAGTTAGTATCTGAAATTTCAGAAGATGAGCTGAAGGCTGCATCTGGCCCAGTACCTGAGCTTCCCGAGGGAATTACAGTAGCATATACTCTCCCAAACAAG GAAGAGAATTTGCTAACTGAGGAAATGGTATCTGAGCCTGAAGAAAGCTTAGAAGAACTCATGGCCAAAATGAGAAACATGTAG
- the UBA5 gene encoding ubiquitin-like modifier-activating enzyme 5 isoform X2, which yields MNRLFFQPHQAGLSKVQAAEHTLRNINPDVQFEVHNYNITTLDNFEHFMDRISNGALEEGKPVDLVLSCVDNFEARMAINTACNELGQIWMESGVSENAVSGHIQLIIPGETACFACAPPLVVAANIDEKTLKREGVCAASLPTTMGVVAGILVQNVLKYLLNFGTVSYYLGYNAMQDFFPTMSMKPNPQCSDQNCRKQQENYKKKEDARPKQVVVEQEEEIVHEDNDWGIELVSEISEDELKAASGPVPELPEGITVAYTLPNKEENLLTEEMVSEPEESLEELMAKMRNM from the exons ATGAACAGGCTCTTCTTCCAACCCCATCAAGCTGGATTAAGTAAAGTGCAAGCAGCAGAGCATACTTTGAG GAATATTAATCCTGATGTTCAGTTTGAAGTACATAACTACAACATCACAACACTGGACAACTTTGAACACTTCATGGATAGAATAAG TAATGGTGCACTAGAGGAAGGGAAGCCTGTCGATCTTGTTCTAAGTTGCGTGGACAACTTTGAAGCTCGCATGGCAATTAACACG GCCTGCAATGAACTTGGACAAATCTGGATGGAATCTGGAGTGAGTGAAAATGCAGTGTCAGGACATATACAGCTGATCATACCTGGTGAAACTGCTTGTTTCGCG TGTGCTCCTCCACTTGTAGTTGCTGCAAATATTgatgagaaaacattaaaacgAGAAGGAGTTTGTGCAGCTAGTCTTCCTACAACTATGGGTGTTGTGGCAGGAATTCTTGTACAAAATGTTCTGAA ATACCTGTTAAATTTTGGTACTGTGAGTTATTATCTTGGTTACAATGCCATGCAGGATTTCTTTCCAACTATGTCTATGAAGCCAAATCCACAATGTAGCGACCAAAATTgcagaaaacagcaagaaaattatAAG aaaaaagaaGATGCACGACCAAAACAAGTAGTAGTTgaacaggaagaagaaatagTACATGAAGACAATGACTGGG GCATCGAGTTAGTATCTGAAATTTCAGAAGATGAGCTGAAGGCTGCATCTGGCCCAGTACCTGAGCTTCCCGAGGGAATTACAGTAGCATATACTCTCCCAAACAAG GAAGAGAATTTGCTAACTGAGGAAATGGTATCTGAGCCTGAAGAAAGCTTAGAAGAACTCATGGCCAAAATGAGAAACATGTAG